From Toxorhynchites rutilus septentrionalis strain SRP chromosome 2, ASM2978413v1, whole genome shotgun sequence, a single genomic window includes:
- the LOC129766414 gene encoding uncharacterized protein LOC129766414 — MEKICANCCQMINGIEFVTCRGYCGGIFHLQCAGQSVVTRALLGYFSSHRKNLFWMCDECAELFSNSHLRSITKVADEKSPLAALTEAITNLQSEIKQLSSRPTSLTMSPAVKRWPSLEPVRAAKRLRGPDVTQKSSECQSGSKQIGNDVVSVAISTKPAPKFWLYLSRIRPDVTNGEISAMVRANLQLTQDPDVVKLVPKGADIGNMTFISFKVGLDPALKSKAMDPSSWPEGIMFREFEEITVQKFRKPPVINLTPTSITPPVDAMQN, encoded by the coding sequence ATGGAGAAGATTTGTGCAAACTGCTGCCAAATGATAAACGGCATTGAATTCGTCACATGCCGTGGATATTGTGGTGGCATATTCCACTTGCAATGTGCTGGCCAGTCGGTAGTGACACGTGCCCTTCTGGGCTATTTCTCGTCACATCGGAAAAATCTCTTTTGGATGTGCGATGAATGCGCTGAGCTGTTCAGCAATTCCCATCTCCGCTCCATTACTAAGGTAGCAGATGAAAAATCTCCGCTGGCTGCACTCACGGAAGCAATCACCAATTTGCAATCGGAAATAAAGCAATTGTCATCTAGGCCCACTTCGTTGACCATGTCACCCGCAGTGAAGCGTTGGCCCTCATTAGAACCTGTTCGAGCTGCCAAACGTCTTCGTGGACCTGATGTCACACAAAAATCGTCTGAATGTCAGTCTGGCTCTAAGCAGATTGGGAATGATGTTGTATCTGTTGCCATCAGTACAAAACCAGCACCCAAATTTTGGCTCTACCTGTCTCGCATACGTCCCGATGTGACCAATGGGGAAATTTCAGCAATGGTGCGTGCAAATTTGCAATTAACCCAGGATCCCGATGTAGTCAAACTGGTCCCCAAAGGAGCAGACATCGGCAACATGACCTTCATCTCGTTCAAAGTCGGGCTTGATCCAGCTTTGAAATCCAAAGCAATGGACCCTTCGTCTTGGCCAGAGGGCATCATGTTCCGTGAGTTCGAGGAGATTACTGTCCAAAAATTTCGGAAACCTCCCGTTATCAACCTGACGCCAACATCCATCACACCACCGGTAGATGCAATGCAGAATTGA